From a single Populus trichocarpa isolate Nisqually-1 chromosome 17, P.trichocarpa_v4.1, whole genome shotgun sequence genomic region:
- the LOC18107128 gene encoding CASP-like protein 1F3 has protein sequence MATPENTTEKGFLKAKTPQGTSTPGQPQRSFLMAQITLRILAIAFTVAAIPIMVTAKEPVSFIGLTIAPRYSQSPAMKFLLGADATVCAFSVLSLLYLWALSRSGSQTTSYFLLYLHDMVMTVLMISGCAAATAVGYLSKYGQREAFWNPFCSYVTKFCHQMLISTVLSYLAFFCYLALNILAAYKLMSHATE, from the exons atgGCAACTCCAGAGAATACAACAGAAAAGGGTTTTCTCAAAGCCAAGACTCCACAAGGCACGTCAACCCCAGGTCAACCACAGAGGAGTTTCTTGATGGCTCAAATCACACTAAGGATTTTAGCCATTGCTTTCACAGTGGCTGCTATCCCTATAATGGTTACCGCGAAGGAGCCAGTCTCTTTTATCGGGCTGACCATTGCACCACGTTACAGCCAAAGTCCTGCCATGAA GTTTTTGCTTGGTGCAGATGCAACTGTGTGTGCCTTCTCTGTGTTGTCGCTGCTCTATCTATGGGCCCTGAGCCGTTCAGGATCACAGACTACCAGTTATTTCCTTTTGTATTTGCATGATATG GTGATGACGGTGTTGATGATATCTGGATGTGCAGCAGCAACAGCTGTTGGTTACTTGAGTAAATATGGTCAACGAGAGGCCTTTTGGAATCCTTTTTGCAGTTACGTGACCAAGTTCTGCCACCAAATGTTGATATCTACTGTGCTATCTTACCTTGCTTTCTTTTGCTACCTTGCACTCAATATTTTAGCTGCTTACAAACTCATGTCTCATGCAACTGAGTGA